The Methanobrevibacter olleyae genomic sequence GACATCTAGCATAATTCATCCTAAAATAAGGAACATCCTTTTTAAAAATTAAATCAAAAGATTTAAAAACTTCACGACAAGAATTAAATAATCTTACAAAATGAGGATTTGAAAGAACAAAATCATCATTAAAATCGCAAAATATATATTGTTCAACATCTAAAATACTATTTGGAGCAATTGTTTTTTGTTTTATCATGAAAAAAACTTTGCTCCAACTCTTTATTAAATTTTACTATTTTTAAATAAAAATCAAACAATTTTTTAAGAAAAAATTCTAAAAACCACTACTTTTTATTAAAAAAATTTTCAAATCAACAAAGTTTTTGAAAGAGCCCAAAATATTTAAAATATATCTTTAATTATATAAATATTTAGGCATCAAATATTTTAAATTGTTTATATAATCTAAGTTATAGAAAATAAAATTCATACTAATATCTTAATTTAAAAAAATAGTTATAATACTTAATTAATTTAACTATAAAAGATTTTATTTTAAAATGAGGTTAAATATAAGATATATTGTAAATATTTATAAATTTAAGATAATATTTATAAATTTAAAAATCAATATAAGATAAAATAAATAAGCTCTAAAAAACATATAAAATAATGATTTTAAAAAATAAAAATCAGGTTTTATTATGACAAATACAATAAGAGAAGATATAAAGCAAATTATTAAGTTTAGTATTTACTTAATTTTAGAAGTTAGTATTTTCTTTCTCATTACCAAAACTATTGGTGGAATAAGAATACCTAATTTTGAAACTGCCTTTATAATCATAATATTATTATCCTTAGTAAATGCAATATTATGGCCTATTTTAAGCTATTTTTCTCTTAGATTTATTGTATTAACCCTTGGTTTTGGAACCTTTTTAATAGACGGAATGCTATTATACATCATCAGTTTATTTATTCCAAATGTTTATATCGAAGGAATATCATTATTTTCCATTCCACTTCTTATTGGATTAATATCTTCTCTAGTTTCACTTATACTAAACATCGATGATGATGCAAGTTACTATCATATTATTTTAGAAAAAGAAATGAAAGTGATTCATAGTAAATCTGCTGGTAAAGAAGGTTTTATATTTTTAGAAATAGATGGTTTATCTTATTCTACCTTAAAAAAAGCATTAGATAATGAAGATATGCCTACATTATCCAGATGGCTAGAAGAAACCCATAAATTAACAGAATGGGAAACAGATCTTTCAAGTCAAACATCTTCATCACAGGCAGGAATACTTCATGGAAATAACAACAATATTCCAGCATTTCGTTGGGTGGAAAAATCAAATAATAATCGGATAATTTCATCTAATGGAATAGATAACTCTAAGCTAATAGAAAAAAGGATTTCAAATGGAAAAGGCCTACTTTCCAATAATGGAGCAAGTCGAAGCAATTTATTTTCAGGTGATGCAAAAGACCATATATTAACATTTAGTAAATTTTACAATTCCTCAAGTATAAAATCAAATAGTTGGTACTATCTATACTCTAAGCCTTATGTAATTACAAGAATTCTAATATTATTTATATTTGATATTATTATGGAATTATTATCAAGAATTAGACATTTATTTAAAAATATTCAGCCTCGTATTAAATGGAGAGGTTTAGCTTACTATATTGCACGTGCTGGTTCTAATGTATTTATGAGAGAAGCTACAACCTTTACTATAATTGGGGATATTTTTGCAGGACAGTACAATGTAATTTATGCAACATATATGGGTTATGATGAAATAGCTCATCACTCTGGTGTTGAAGATTATGATGCATTTTATGCACTTAGACAAATTGATAAACAATTTAAGCGTTTAGAAAAGGCAATAGAAAAATCTAATAGAGATTATAAAATAATTGTCTTATCAGATCACGGCCAATCTAAAGGATTTACATTTAAAGAAAAATTTGGCATAAGCCTAAATGACTTAGTTAAAGATTTATTACCTAAAAATATTTCAATACATAGTATTTTACACTCTAATGATGACCATTTTAGAGAAAAATATTCCCTAAAACCATATGTTGAAGAAAACATTGAAAAGATAGATAAAAGGATTACTAATAGAATAGATAACACAAAAGAAAAAATAGACAATACTATAGATAACACATTTGAAAGAATAGACAATAATATAGATATTAACTTTTCTAATTCATGGGATAGAATTGTTGATTTAAAAAATAAGGCTAAAGATTCAGAATATTTTGAAAAATTAAGAAGTGAAAATGGATTTTTAAATAGTGATGAGCCATTTTCAGTGAGATTAAATAATATTTCAAATGAATTAAATCTAAATATTAAATTTTCAAATAAAACTACAGTTAGTGATGATATTGCACAAACAATAGTACTTTCATCAGGAAATTTAGGATTGATTTATTTTACAGATTGGTCTAGTAGAATGACATATGAACAGATAGAAGATGCATTTCCTAGACTCTTAAATGGATTAGCCCATCATGAAGGAATAGGTTTCATCATGGTAAAATCTGATATATATGATACAATAGTTTTATCAAATGATGATGTCTTTTACTTAGATAGAGAAGAATATTATGGAAATCATTTTCTTGATAAATTTGGAAAAAATATAATTAAAAAACTTAAAAGAACAGATAAATTTGGACATGTTCCAGATATTTTAGTAAATAGTGAATATGATATGGATAATGATGAAGTATATGCTTTTGAGGAATTGATTGGAAGCCATGGAGGAGCTGGGGGTAATCAACAATACCCATTTATCTTATATCCTAATAGCTGGAATTTAGAAGAAGAGATATTAGGGGCTGAAAATGTCTATAAATTCTTTAAAAGAGAAATAGAAAAGTCATGGGATGAAAAATAAATATTAAATATAAAAACAATATTAACTTCAAATCAAAGTCTAGACCCAACGATTAAAAACTATATTAACTTCAAATCACAGCCAACAGACCTAATGATACTAAAATCAGTATTAAAGTAGATATGGAATCTGTTAGACTTGTAGATAATGGAATAACAATATTATCTGGGTCAAGCCCTCTTCTATATGAAATTGTAGATATATAAAATACTACAAGTAACATTATTAAAATTAAAATCAAACCTGCTATAAAGCTTATCAATAGAGAATTAAGGTATCCGACACCAATATTATGGAAAGCTAAAGTAGAAGATTCAGCTAAAAACCCAATTAAAGGATACATTACAATTGATAAAGTAATAATAGCTATAAAATTTTCCATAGTATGTTTTTTAGGTCTAAGTACAGGATCTATTAAACCAGAATGAAGACCAGAGGATAATCTTGCACCTAAGATACTTACTAAGCCACCACTTTCACCAGAGAACAATGGAACTAAGGTTAATAATGTTTGATTTTTAAGTAAAGTGCTAAGTGAATTATTTAATATTCCACCTGCAACTGTTCCTAAAATAGAACATAAGAAGAGTACTGGAGTAGATTGCCTTACAATATTTCTAACTTCATTATCAGAAGTATAAGCTGAAACTAAAGAGACTAGAGTTATTAAAATCACTACAATAAATAAAACAATCTTAACAATCGGATTAAAGCCAAGGAAGTTTACAATTAAAACACTTAAGATAATTGCAGGTAATGTAAAAAAGTCTCCAACTGCTGCAATAAATGGTGTTGTAACATTGTCTGGATCCCAACCACCTTCAAAGCTCTTAAGAGAAATAAACATAGTAATTGGAAGCATGATAATTGTTGATGCTAAACCTGCTATAAATGAAATTAAGACAAAGTCATAAACACTAATACTAGGGAACTTAAATATTATACAAATTACTTTAGCAATAACTGCAAGTAAAACAGAAAGTACCATTGTTAAAATTAAAGAAGCAGTAATATTTTCATCTAAAATATCTGATCTTTTAAATTCAGGAGATAAAGTACCAATGTGAAGGTGAGTACTTAACCTTGAGCCAAAAGATCCAAAAATATTACCTCTCATGCCAATAGCCCCTGGAATAATTACCATAAGGCCAGGATAGGTTTTTAAAAAGAAATCCATATTTCCTAAAATAATACCTGCAGATAAATCACCAACAGCACATATAGAAAGAGCTATTAAACTTTCTTTTAAAACAGAATCAGTGTCAGCTAAAAACTCTCTAATATTGCTTACTAAGCGTGCAGGTAGTGAAACTATGAATTTTATACCATTGAATAAAAATAGAATAAAATTAACAACTAATGTGACGGAAGAGTCCCCAAATTGACGTATCATCTTCAATAGATTTTTCAATTGGTTCACCTCCCATCATCATAGTAGCCACATCCATACATATTAAATTAAATAGAATTTAAAAAATTTTATAAAATATTTAAATTAGTTTTAAAAATTAATAATTAAA encodes the following:
- a CDS encoding phage holin family protein, coding for MTNTIREDIKQIIKFSIYLILEVSIFFLITKTIGGIRIPNFETAFIIIILLSLVNAILWPILSYFSLRFIVLTLGFGTFLIDGMLLYIISLFIPNVYIEGISLFSIPLLIGLISSLVSLILNIDDDASYYHIILEKEMKVIHSKSAGKEGFIFLEIDGLSYSTLKKALDNEDMPTLSRWLEETHKLTEWETDLSSQTSSSQAGILHGNNNNIPAFRWVEKSNNNRIISSNGIDNSKLIEKRISNGKGLLSNNGASRSNLFSGDAKDHILTFSKFYNSSSIKSNSWYYLYSKPYVITRILILFIFDIIMELLSRIRHLFKNIQPRIKWRGLAYYIARAGSNVFMREATTFTIIGDIFAGQYNVIYATYMGYDEIAHHSGVEDYDAFYALRQIDKQFKRLEKAIEKSNRDYKIIVLSDHGQSKGFTFKEKFGISLNDLVKDLLPKNISIHSILHSNDDHFREKYSLKPYVEENIEKIDKRITNRIDNTKEKIDNTIDNTFERIDNNIDINFSNSWDRIVDLKNKAKDSEYFEKLRSENGFLNSDEPFSVRLNNISNELNLNIKFSNKTTVSDDIAQTIVLSSGNLGLIYFTDWSSRMTYEQIEDAFPRLLNGLAHHEGIGFIMVKSDIYDTIVLSNDDVFYLDREEYYGNHFLDKFGKNIIKKLKRTDKFGHVPDILVNSEYDMDNDEVYAFEELIGSHGGAGGNQQYPFILYPNSWNLEEEILGAENVYKFFKREIEKSWDEK
- a CDS encoding magnesium transporter, with product MKNLLKMIRQFGDSSVTLVVNFILFLFNGIKFIVSLPARLVSNIREFLADTDSVLKESLIALSICAVGDLSAGIILGNMDFFLKTYPGLMVIIPGAIGMRGNIFGSFGSRLSTHLHIGTLSPEFKRSDILDENITASLILTMVLSVLLAVIAKVICIIFKFPSISVYDFVLISFIAGLASTIIMLPITMFISLKSFEGGWDPDNVTTPFIAAVGDFFTLPAIILSVLIVNFLGFNPIVKIVLFIVVILITLVSLVSAYTSDNEVRNIVRQSTPVLFLCSILGTVAGGILNNSLSTLLKNQTLLTLVPLFSGESGGLVSILGARLSSGLHSGLIDPVLRPKKHTMENFIAIITLSIVMYPLIGFLAESSTLAFHNIGVGYLNSLLISFIAGLILILIMLLVVFYISTISYRRGLDPDNIVIPLSTSLTDSISTLILILVSLGLLAVI